In Felis catus isolate Fca126 chromosome A3, F.catus_Fca126_mat1.0, whole genome shotgun sequence, a single genomic region encodes these proteins:
- the SULF2 gene encoding extracellular sulfatase Sulf-2 isoform X2 codes for MASPGLLLCLLSAAVFSLLGGSSAFLSHHRLKGRFQRDRRNIRPNIILVLTDDQDVELAFFGKYLNEYNGSYVPPGWKEWVGLLKNSRFYNYTLCRNGVKEKHGFDYSKDYLTDLITNDSVSFFRTSKKMYPHRPVLMVISHAAPHGPEDSAPQYSGLFPNASQHITPSYNYAPNPDKHWIMRYTGPMKPIHMEFTNMLQRKRLQTLMSVDDSMETIYNMLVETGELDNTYIMYTADHGYHIGQFGLVKGKSMPYEFDIRVPFYVRGPNVEAGSLNPHIVLNIDLAPTILDIAGLDIPSDMDGKSILKLLDTERPVNRFHLKKKVRVWRDSFLVERGKLLHKRDNDKVDAQEENFLPKYQRVKDLCQRAEYQTACEQLGQKWQCVEDASGKLKLHRCKAPARPGGRALSNLVPKYYGQGGDACLCAGSDYKLSLAGRRKKFFKKKYKTGYARNRSIRSVAIEADGGVHHKGLDDAPQSRNLTKRHWPGTPEDPDDKDPGDFSGTGGLPDYSAPNPIKVTHRCYILENDTVQCDLGLYQSLQAWKDHKLHIDHEIETLQNKIKNLREVRGHLKKKRPEECDCHKISYHTQHKGRLKHKGSSLHPFRKGLQEKDKVWLLREQKRKKKLRKLLKRLQNNDTCSMPGLTCFTHDNQHWQTAPLWTLGPFCACTSANNNTYWCMRTINETHNFLFCEFATGFLEYFDLNTDPYQLMNAVNTLDRDVLNQLHVQLMELRSCKGYKQCNPRTRNMDLGLKDGGSYEQYRQFQRRKWPEMKRPSSKSLGQLWEGWEG; via the exons CTTTCTTCGGGAAGTATCTTAACGAATACAATGGCTCCTACGTGCCACCAGGCTGGAAGGAGTGGGTCGGCCTCCTGAAAAACTCCCGTTTTTATAACTACACGCTCTGTCGGAACGGGGTGAAGGAGAAACACGGCTTCGATTACTCCAAG gatTACCTGACAGACCTCATCACCAACGACAGCGTGAGCTTCTTCCGCACGTCCAAGAAGATGTACCCGCACAGGCCCGTCCTGATGGTCATCAGCCACGCGGCCCCCCACGGCCCCGAGGACTCCGCCCCCCAGTACTCAGGCCTCTTCCCCAACGCGTCCCAGCACAT cacaccGAGCTACAACTACGCGCCCAACCCAGACAAGCACTGGATCATGCGCTACACGGGGCCCATGAAGCCCATCCACATGGAGTTCACCAACATGCTGCAGCGAAAGCGCCTACAGACCCTCATGTCCGTGGACGACTCCATGGAGACG ATTTACAACATGCTGGTCGAGACGGGCGAGCTGGACAACACGTACATCATGTATACCGCAGACCACGGCTACCACATCGGCCAGTTCGGCCTGGTGAAGGGCAAGTCCATGCCGTACGAGTTTGACATCAGGGTCCCGTTCTACGTGAGGGGCCCCAACGTGGAGGCCGGCTCGCT GAACCCCCACATCGTCCTCAACATCGACCTGGCCCCCACCATCCTGGACATTGCAGGTCTGGACATCCCCTCGGATATGGATGGGAAGTCCATCCTCAAGCTGCTGGACACGGAGCGGCCGGTGAATCG GTTTCACTTGAAGAAGAAGGTGAGGGTCTGGCGGGACTCCTTCCTGGTGGAGAGAGG CAAACTGCTTCACAAGAGGGACAACGACAAGGTGGATGCTCAGGAGGAGAACTTCCTGCCCAAATACCAGCGCGTGAAAGACCTGTGTCAGCGGGCGGAGTACCAGACCGCGTGCGAGCAGCTGGGACAG AAGTGGCAGTGCGTGGAGGACGCGTCGGGGAAGCTGAAGCTGCACAGGTGCAAGGCCCCCGCGCGGCCGGGGGGCAGGGCCCTCTCCAACCTGGTGCCCAAGTACTACGGGCAGGGTGGCGACGCCTGCCTCTGTGCCGGCAGCGACTACAAGCTCAGCCTGGCCGGACGCAGGAAGAAGTTCTTCAAGAAGA AGTACAAGACTGGCTACGCACGGAACCGCTCCATCCGCTCAGTGGCCATCGAGGCGGATGGCGGGGTGCACCACAAAGGCCTGGACGACGCACCCCAGTCCCGCAACCTTACCAAGCGGCACTGGCCGGGGACCCCTGAGGATCCAGACGACAAGGACCCCGGAGACTTCAGCGGCACGGGGGGCCTCCCGGACTACTCGGCCCCCAACCCCATTAAAGTCACACACCG GTGCTACATCCTCGAGAATGACACGGTCCAGTGCGACCTGGGCCTGTACCAGTCCCTGCAGGCCTGGAAAGACCACAAGCTGCACATTGACCACGAG ATCGAAACCCTGCAGAACAAAATTAAGAACCTGAGGGAAGTCCGAGGCCACCTGAAGAAAAAGCGGCCAGAAGAATGTGACTGTCACAAAATCAG TTACCACACCCAGCACAAAGGCCGCCTCAAGCACAAAGGCTCCAGTCTGCATCCTTTCAG GAAGGGTCTGCAGGAGAAGGACAAGGTGTGGCTGCTGCGGGAGCAGAAGCGCAAGAAGAAACTTCGCAAGCTGCTCAAGCGACTGCAGAACAACGACACGTGCAGCATGCCGGGCCTCACGTGCTTCACGCACGACAACCAGCACTGGCAGACGGCACCGCTCTGGACAC TGGGGCCCTTCTGTGCCTGCACCAGCGCCAACAACAACACCTACTGGTGCATGCGGACCATCAACGAGACCCACAATTTCCTCTTCTGCGAATTCGCAACCGGCTTCCTGGAGTACTTCGATCTCAACACAGACCCCTACCAG TTGATGAACGCGGTGAACACGCTGGACAGGGACGTCCTCAACCAGCTGCACGTGCAGCTCATGGAGCTGCGGAGCTGCAAGGGTTACAAGCAGTGTAACCCCCGGACTCGAAACATGGACCTGG GACTTAAAGATGGCGGAAGCTACGAACAATACAG GCAGTTTCAGCGTCGAAAGTGGCCAGAAATGAAGAGACCTTCTTCCAAATCGCT GGGACAGCTGTGGGAAGGCTGGGAAGGTTAA